Proteins from a genomic interval of Rosa chinensis cultivar Old Blush chromosome 2, RchiOBHm-V2, whole genome shotgun sequence:
- the LOC112185231 gene encoding uncharacterized protein LOC112185231, protein MASGDMPNSPIDLQRKFGLLWGNLGCWKIIPMGKGFYTFNFDSEETVSRVWAQGAVALKPGTMRFMKWVPNFSPSNQRNTNSQVWVKFWDLGLEFWEPRTLFEIASGIGIPVKIDPNTLDRRFGLFARVLVDIDLSSNLPTEVLIKRKNGETFVQSVDYEKLPDLCSHCGNVGHRVTACKHVQPAASIPVEHSKRNRGRSRKRRARVEKKRGTSQVYVSKQPKGKAVVIASTPPPLMDCGEGPSFVRKSPVENYHVGMGQVPNSEENALVPAIEQLQEPRVELTPSVVGVEIDDGQNVDDQLNNGVALVANHIADNNIAAIDSEGVCESDDMSVSSSPRGVSSKDHGRVRNWFDETERVQEEQEFTQVLSKAQRRSQRQATRSASREAYLRRSKEISQ, encoded by the coding sequence ATGGCCTCAGGTGACATGCCTAATTCTCCCATTGATCTGCAGCGAAAGTTTGGTTTGCTTTGGGGCAATCTTGGCTGTTGGAAAATTATTCCAATGGGAAAAGGATTTTACACTTTCAACTTTGATTCAGAGGAGACAGTTTCTAGGGTTTGGGCGCAAGGTGCAGTGGCTTTGAAGCCTGGAACAATGAGGTTTATGAAATGGGTTCCCAATTTCTCCCCATCCAATCAACGCAATACCAATTCCCAGGTGTGGGTGAAGTTTTGggatttgggtttggaattctgGGAGCCGAGAACCCTATTTGAGATAGCCAGTGGTATTGGTATTCCGGTGAAGATTGACCCTAATACTTTGGATCGTCGTTTTGGTCTTtttgctagggttttggttgaCATCGATCTCTCTTCTAACCTTCCTACAGAGGTGTTgatcaagcgcaagaatgggGAAACCTTTGTGCAAAGTGTGGATTATGAAAAGCTTCCTGATCTTTGTTCCCATTGTGGTAATGTCGGGCATCGAGTTACTGCCTGCAAGCATGTTCAGCCCGCTGCTTCTATACCTGTTGAGCATTCAAAGCGTAATAGAGGTCGATCACGGAAGAGACGAGCCAGGGTTGAGAAGAAACGGGGTACTTCCCAAGTCTATGTTAGTAAGCAGCCGAAGGGCAAGGCTGTAGTCATTGCCTCTACTCCACCTCCTTTAATGGATTGTGGTGAGGGTCCTTCGTTTGTTCGTAAATCTCCAGTGGAAAATTATCATGTGGGAATGGGCCAGGTCCCTAATAGTGAGGAGAACGCTCTTGTTCCTGCTATTGAGCAACTCCAAGAGCCAAGGGTGGAGCTTACTCCATCTGTTGTAGGAGTTGAAATTGATGATGGACAGAATGTTGATGACCAGCTGAATAATGGGGTTGCCCTAGTTGCCAATCACATTGCTGATAATAACATTGCAGCCATTGATAGTGAAGGAGTTTGTGAGAGTGATGATATGTCGGTATCGAGCTCCCCGCGTGGTGTTTCTTCAAAAGATCATGGTCGGGTACGTAATTGGTTTGACGAGACTGAAAGGGTGCAGGAAGAACAAGAGTTTACTCAAGTTTTGTCTAAAGCTCAGAGGAGGTCTCAACGTCAAGCTACCAGGTCTGCAAGTCGAGAGGCATACCTTCGTCGTTCTAAAGAAATTTCCCAATGA